The sequence TGAATATTCTTAGAAGTAGAAGCAGCACATATTTACTGGTATTTTTCCACCCATGGCTATTACTAAATGGTTTTCAGTAAGGTACAAAGGGCCAGTATTAGCTGTTTTGGTCCCATTTCACTATATTCAGTTCTTGGCTTTCATCCACACTAATTTTTCCTGCTGGAATTATCAGATTACCTTCTCAGACTTCATAACTTGGCTTACTTTCTACTGTTTTGTGATTGGGAATTTATAGAATAATGTTCTTTAAGCAAAAACGTGCTACATAATTGGGAGATTTCAATGTTCACAAATTACTGGGtattgattattttataatagtttaacatttttttatttgtactATGCTGTCATCTtggggtgcagtggtaaagctGATAAAGTTTCCTCCTTCTGGGAACTTAAAAGCCTAGTGTGGAATACAGAAAAGTAAGAGGTAATTATGATCTTCAGACAATTTGGGCATTAAATTTTGCCAGAGAGCCCTGTGATATCTGATGCCAATTTATTTAGTAGAGTCATTATATCATTTTTTCCATGTTAATATAATTTCTGGAGCAAAAAGTCTTCCTAGTCTCTTTAATGAGAAGAGGGTAGGGTGGATGAAGATCGTGAGTGGCAGAGTGGGGGAAAGGACTGAGAGGTCTGAAGTAATATCTGTGTTCAGCACTGCAGAAACTGCAGCTTTTAGGTCAGGACCTTTATTTGGGTCAGAGATTGTTTATACACCTGAAAGGATTTGAAAAATGCGTAGTTAAAGATTTTAAGAGTTCTATGCATGAAAATGcacaaatgaaattttattgaGTGAATTAATTTTCTTTGAGAGATGTTTCTTTAGAGTGGTGCTTCTGAAGCCAGGGGTGATTTtggcccccctccccacacccctagGGGCTTTTGGCAAGGCTGGAGGCATTTGGGGCTGTCACAGCGGGGCAGGAGgaatgctactggcatctagtgggtagggGTCAGGGATACAGCTGTACATCTTACAATGCACAGGAGAGATCTCAACAAAGCATTATCAGGCCCCCAGTAGGGCCATGGTTGAGAGACCTTGGTGTAGACACCTGGgatcaaattccagctctgctgTGTAGCTTCTGCCTCGGTTTCCCCAGTTGTATCATTTGGGACAGTACTTCTGCCAATCTTGTAGGGTAATTTATAAGGGTATGTACGTTAATATCTGTGAAAGGCTTGTAATAGGTCATTGAACCATATCATGCATAAGAATTATAGAAATACAGCCTGTTACGATTATCTATAGAATAAATTTATAGAGAGAGCCAGTAGATAAAATAGTATGTCTAAAACAATCCTGGGGACTCCTTGAGGATGGGAATTGAGGCTGTTTTGTTCATCACTGTAGATTCAGTGGCTAGTTGTAGGCCCAGGATGCAACACACACTtggtgaatatttgttgaatgaatgaacacataaATTGTCAGGACCCATCTCAGACTTCCTCCATTAACTGTTGAGAATGAAACTGGCTGTCTGGAGTCTTTTCAGCAGAGCTACCACTAGGTCAGGCGCATGTCAGAGTCCTTGCCAGGACTGAAATACAGACTAGAGTCCTGACATTCTCAACTTGTCATTCAGCCTCTTTGAGTTATGGACTAGCTTAATTAATCAGGATATATGACTCTTCACTGTTCAGAATTGACATTAAATTATCTTCACCAAAATCTATTTTACGAAAATCttactgttttgaaaataatcCTCAAGTTATCTTGCCTGTGATCATTCACGGGATGACTTTACATTGGGAAATGGTAACATTAATTACATTTCCTCATTGTTTTTTAATCAAGTCACATATTAGCTATGAAAAGCAGCTTCTATATGCTGGAAAGACTCCAAAGACTTTGGCATTAGATTTCGTTTTAAACCTGACTTTGTCACTTACTGTGtctttgaccttgggcaagttgcccACTTGGTTAaaccctcagtttcctctttggaTGCATCAGGAGTCCCCAGGATTACTTTGCATATTAAATAAGTtaacatttgtaaatattctttggaaactcTACAGGCTGTATTATAGCAAAGatgttttatatgtaaaatttcCTTCAAACTCCAAAGGCTGTAGTATATAGTAAAGATGTTACTTGGATGCAAAATAGTTTTATTGCTTGCTCTATTATAGCAAAGATGTTGCTTTTATTTAGATGGGAAATAGTTTTATTGCTTCTTATATTCTGGCTTCTGGACAAATTATAGTCAGGACTCTGTTGTATCAGCACCTAAAAAGGTAATAACTTGAGTATATCTGGAGGTATTGCTTATCATCAGTAGAATATGTActtatagctcagtcagtacAATTTCAGAATGTCTTTTAGAGTAACTGTGCTATCCACGACTCTAATtcgatttttttaatataaatttttatgttaGCTATGGAGACCAAAGGCTACCACAGTCTCCCTGAAGGTCTAGAAATGGAAAGACGGTGGGGTCAACTTTCTCAGCCTGCAGAGCGTCCTGCCCTGGGACCCGTACCCACAGAGCAGCCCGACGAGAGTAACTACATGGAGATCGTCGACGTGCGCTGCGTCTCCGGTGCTATTCCAAACAGCAGTACTCAAGGAAGCAGCAAAGAAAAACACGAACTACTCCCTTGCCTCCAGCAAGACAACAGTCGGTCCGGGATTTTACCATCTGACATAAAAACCGAGCTGGAATCAAAGGAACTTTCGGCCACGGTGGCCGAGTCCATGGGCTTGTACATGGATTCCGTGAGAGAGGCTGACTACGCCTATGATCAGCAGAACCCACAGGGAAGCGGGAGTCCGGCAAAGATGTATCAAAACGTCGAACAGCTTGTGAAATTTTACAAAGAGAACGGCCACCGTCCTTCCACGCTGGGGGGTGCGAGCAGGCCCTTGCGGTCCTTCTTGCCCGACTCTGGGGGCTCTGTTAATGGCGGGGTCATGCGCAATGTGGTGAAGAGCCCCATCCTAGGGCACGAGAAGGGCCCGGCAGTTTGTAGCCCTCTGACCCTGTCATCCTCGGGTTGCAGCCCCGCCAGCATCAGCTGTGTGTCCTCCACTTCAGCCAGCTTCGGCAGTTTCCCAGTGCACAGCCCCATCGCCCAGGGCACCCCTCTGCCATGCTCCCCCAATGTGGAGACGCGGggctccaggtcacacagcccaGCGCATGCCAGCAACGTGGGCTCACCTCTCTCCAGTCCGTTGAGTAGCATGAAATCCCCGATTTCCAGCCCCCCGAGTCACTGCAGCGTGAAGTCTCCGGTCTCCAGTCCTAATAACGTCACTCTGCGATCCTGCGTATCCAGCCCTGCAAACATCAACAACTCAAGGTGCTCCGTTTCCAGCCCTTCCAACACAAACAACAGATCCACGCTGTCCAGCCCAGCCGCTAGTACTGTGGGGTCTATCTGTAGCCCTGGAAGCACCGCCTTCAGCTACACTGCTTCGGGCACCCCAGTGGGGTCCAGTGCAGCCCGAGATGTGGTTCCCAGTCCAGACACCCAGGAGAAAGGTGCTCAAGAGGTCCCCTTTCCTAAGACTGAGGAGACAGAGAACGCCATCTCCCATGGTGTGGCTGGCCAGCTTAACATTGTCCAGTACATAAAGCCGGAGCCAGACGGAGCTTTCAGCAGCTCGTGTCTAGGAGGAAAcagcaaaataaattctgattcCCCCTTCTCAGTACCAATAAAACAAGAGTCAACCAAGCATTCATGTTCTGGCACCTCTTTTAAAGGGAATCCAGCAATCAACCCCTTTCCATTCATGGATGGCTCATACTTTTCCTTTATGGATGATAAAGACTATTATTCTCTATCAGGAATTTTAGGACCACCTGTGCCGGGCTTCGATGGTAACTGTGAAGGCAGCGGGTTCCCCATGGGGATAAAACAAGAACCGGATGATGGGAGCTTCTACCCAGAAGCCAGCATCCCTCCATCTGCCATCGTTGGCGTGAATTCAGGTGGACAGTCCTTTCACTATAGGATTGGTGCTCAAGGTACAATATCTTTATCACGATCAGCTAGAGACCAATCTTTCCAACACCTGAGTTCCTTCCCTCCCGTCAATACCTTGGTGGAGTCGTGGAAATCACACAGTGACCTGTCATCGAGAAGAAGTGATGGATATCCGGTCCTAGAATACATTCCAGAAAACGTATCAAGGTAAGTCGGCCTTTTTCTCCAGTTTTGAAAAACCATGGCTGTGTGAAATGCTGAAGGTTAGCATTATCTTTGCTGTGGATATATTCAAACACATTTCAGTCTCCTGTTTCCTTTGGAGCATGGTCATTGTATGCTTACCCTTTAGCTTGTTGGTGTGTTAGAAATGTATTGTCGTTGAGTCACTGAGTTGTatccgattctctgtgaccccatgaactgcagcactccaggcttccctgtctttcactatagAGAAACCAAAAATTTTGAGAGTCTCAAATGTTTCCATCGATTTGGAAGGAGCATGTGTACGTGATGTACATGGGTCTTCTTCCCCTTCTGCATTGCTGCTGGTAGGTAGGTATTTAAGATAAGTTTGTTTCCTAATGCCTGCTATTACGTATGCTTTAGCAGACTAgtgctaggttttttttttttctttagctgtaTACTGGTTCACTAACATtgctttaaattgttttctttgtggTCATAAGTCTTTTTTCCCCAGAGTTTTCTTTATTAATCACTTCATTGGttgtgaaaaatgaaatgaaacccCAAATCTGTTACCCACAAGCTCCCCacccttttcatctttttctagaTTGGTTAATCGTATGTAAGTTGTGGTCTTCAGCACAAATAAATCATTTCCTTAACTCTGGAGAGCTTTTTAAAGACTCAGCACATCTAAAATTACTAAGTGGCCCGTTTTGCTTTCCTACTCTTTGGAAGTGAAGTATGTCACTGCAGTTTAAGATTGgtatatttataacttttaagATCTGCAAGGAGACATACTTTACTTACTGTAAAATATCTTCTTGGCTTTccttcttgtagatagcatattgtatatatttagaaaaaacaaGGAAGAGGTTTCAGATATGACTGTAAAGGGTGGTTCTAAGTCATACAGTGAATACTTATGTTGGACTTTGCTTCAGTACTGTTTTTATTACCTGGATATGGTCAATGATCCCTTTATTGAACATATAAAGAATAGATTTCCTAGATATAGTTCACAGAGGCTTCTAGGAAGATGTGGCTATTTTCCTTAAAAACTTGTTTGGTGGTGAAAATGTCCATTCCCATCAACAAAACGTAAGATTGACGTGCATTCTGTgttctttctcctttggttttttactgaagcaaaagcaaaaacttttcatttgtgcttccttttcctcttcattgACTCATACCTCACTCCTCTTGCTTTTATGGAAGCAACACATTCCATAAAGGAGACTTACATGCTCTTACAGTTCTCAGTAGCATGACTGGTTAATCCTAGACTCACACTTGCTCTCTCCTAAATTCTAAACTCTCACAAATGCTGAAATGGCATAGCTTTCGTCAGAACCAAGCTCAGCAGGTGCTTTGCTTTCCTTTCTGAGAAGGATGGTTTGCACACACTGTCAATACTTCTGTTAAGTGATGTTTGTAGTGGGTTAGTTGGAGGGAGTTTGGCCTGGTAGTTAAGAGCATGGCTACCCTGGTTGAAATCCCCAGCTCTGCCGCTTAActgctttgtgaccctatgctcatctcttcacctctctggccttcagtcttctcatctgtaaaaagggaatTCAGTAGTCAAGACAATGAGTTAAATTATGAGAAGCCCTTTGACTATCATCTGGAATACAACATGCATCATAGAGTATTATATACATTTCAGCAATTGCTCTTAGCATTTAATGGGATTGTTCATAACCtttagtttccatttcttttagtGTTCTCTTTTGTACATTAAATGAAATTCCATACAGTCTTTTAAAGAAGTGTACAAAGTGTAAGGAAATAGTTGTTGATAAATTCCTGTGattaatttctacttttttatAGCTAGGCACTCTACGTTTCTATTTATGCTCTTTTAGTTTTGAAGACCGTTGCTTTGGGTAATGATATTTCTGGTAGAAACACTAGCCAGATGCTAGCTAAAATCATTAACTCTCTTCCAGTTGTTCTGTATCCTATTTATACTGTTTTGTCTTTGCCGGACTCAACTCCTGATGCCCCTCTTGGTGGTCTTGGGACCCCTCGCCTTACACATTCCTATGAATTGGTGACTTTGAGCCTCCTGTGCCTTTGTGGGAAACTGGGGTGTTGTAAAGTTTTAGATTACTGCTTTAATTAGATTACTAATTCCTTACAGCTTTTCCTGGTGAATATTACCCAAGTCTATTTGTTTTGATCATTCTCAGAGGAAACACAGACTTTTTTTCTGGATTTCAGtctacattttataatatttaatttaacctCATCCAAGCTTCATTATTGGCTTCTTGTTTTGTGATTTTTGGACCAAAATCCAACTTTTCTGCCTACTTTATAATTTATGATGATGTTACCTCATTCCAGGTAATGTCAGATTAGTGAATTAAAGATTATAAAGGATCAAGGCAGTTTGTAACTGCTTCTAAGTTTCATAACATTCTTTATCTTTAGGTTGAACTCTGTTTTCTAGTAAATGTCAAAGTATGGTTTGGGATTTCTGAGACCTTATCCAGGAGGGCCACAAACTCAAAAATTGTGCATTTGTAGATGAGCCATGCAAAATGGAAGATAGACCAATGGTTTTTCTAAAATAGTTCATGAAAAGTTCACTGATACAGTTTCAGATTCCGTGTGGCAACTAAGCTTTAAGAAACCCCTGACTGTCCATTTCCACTGTATGAAGGATCATATCTCCACTGATCTGAGATAACCATTATAATACTTCTCCTTTTTTCAACAACATAACAGTGTAAAgccagattttcttcatatacttgaACCAAAACACGTCACCACACATTAACCACAGAAGTCGATATGAGAATCTGGCTGTCGTCTATTAGGTGAGACAATAGACTTGCAAAAGTTTTTCGTTCTGGGAAACACAAGttgttgtttgtctgtttgtttgttttttcttttcacatatgCATGTTTACATTAAGGTGTGATGACTTATTTTAAGTGATTAAAAAGAAGTACTCGTTTTAATTTGTAATAAGGTAAATATCAGTAGATAGAATACACATAAACAAAAGATCTTGACCTCAACACATTTCCAAGAGTGGAAAGACATCCTGAGACTCAGACGTTGAGAACTGTTGGTCTAGCCTATAAAACTTTGGCGGTTCATGCAGAAAGAGGATATTATGTTATTTGCCTTAGCTTAATTGAATGTTATGCTGAAGAAGGGGTGCCTTGTCCCTGCAAGGACAGTGATTCTCATCCAGGTGAATTTTTCAAGCTGACTGAAGTGAAGGCCACGGAGAGTGTATCTACTGCAGCCTGTGGATGTTCTCTGAGAGTGTGACCAGAGGCAGCTCTCAGAATTTCCAGCAGGTGGATTGTCTTGCTTGCCACACAGAGAAGGacagggttggccaaaaagtctgttCCAGTTTTTGTACCATCTTATAGGAAAAACCCAAACTAACATTTTGGCCATCCCAATATATGACAATGAAAGTTGACATAAAACTCTGTGGTAGACGCTGGACCTGGTTTGGTCATACAGATGGAGGGTCCCCTGCGCACTTGGACACAGACGGAGCTGTGCGCTTGAGTGAGTGGCAGCGTCTCTTAGCCTCCGTTTCTTCATCTGAGAGAAAGTAAGTTGACTGAGATGCTCTCCGAGGACCGCCAGCCACCCTACTGAGTGTCTGTATAGTTTCCTTGGAGTCGTGTATgttaatgaaaatagaaaaatcccTTCACATATTTACTAGTCTGGTTTCAAGTTTATCTTAATCACCAGTTCAGCTCTGTAGTTTCCAGGGCAGTTGTAATAGAAAAATATCATTATCATTTAAAAGTAAGGATGAGTGAGGGTGACCTATCATTTTGCTTGGAAAAGCCATTCTATTTTCAAATCAGAACTTTTCCTTTCATAAAACTTGACACTTATATGATGAGTTTCCTGTTCTTTTAAATTTGCAATATTCCTTTTGGAAGCAGGGTTAGTCTGTTGACATAACACTGGGTGTTTATGGCAATGGTCATAGTCACTTTGATAGCATCATAACACAGTGCTAACATTGACTTAAACGTTCGAATATAAAGTTCACTGTTTCAAAGGGCACATTCTCGTAGGTTTCAAGACACGTAATCAGGAATTTATCTTAATATAAACTGCACTTTTTTTTCCATGATAGAAGGAAACAATTTTGTGATAACCTCCGGTTGGGTTTCTCTTTCCCAGTGATCCCTGAAGTTTTTCAATACCCATCTCCTGTAATAAGCTAAAAGCTTCAGAATCCAAGGAGTTTGTTACAGTTTACCATGTCTGTCAGTAAACTTCTGTAAATAAACCATTGAGATAGAAGTATCTTCACGCAATGCAAAGTTTGAAAAATGGTGGGTGTTGGAAGGGAGAAATTGATTATTGGTGattatttctataataaatcCATTACAGAATAACTTAGGTCATTTGGAAATGAAGGCATggacactttctttttcttatttgtctCATAATGTTTTGATTTTGAAATGGCTAGTGTGCTTAGAATTTCTCCAGGTTAGTGTTCTAAATAGTATTTTTAGAAATGGTTTAAAAGGAGACTCGCTTCTTCTGATGAttcattcactttcattcatttatggtATTTCCGGTAGAAGTAGTGATAATTTTATGGGGGAAAACCCCCTTATTCCTCTTTAATTAAGCAAATCACTATGCAGTGTCCTTCCTTACATTTTGCTGTTCACAAGTATCCCAGATTTATATGTCAGTGCGTTCACCTTTTATCATCTAAAGTGTTGTTCTATTTAAAACTGTTTACTTCCTACGTAAAGTGAAGATAAAAGCCCTGGTTTCAGTTAAATAAACTCAAATTATTCAACTTAAAGCAGTTCTCATACATAGCAGTGACATGCTGAATCTAGGACCTAGATACGTATCATTTATGGATTTGATTCCTTTCGCAATATTGAAATTCTGGGTGTGCCTGATCTTTCCTATCCTTGTAATGTTTAGAGTAAGAGCAGATGTTCTATTGATCACCAGTAATTTAGGCGTATTACTTCACTTCCCCTgatatcattaatttttttctccaaaataatgCTTGCTTTCCCAGACTTTCAACTGTTGCTGTACTTTCATACAACTGATAAAATTTCATCTCTGCTGctaagtaatttattttctttcatttactaaattcagactgagagaaaaaaatgttgattTCTTGAATCCATTCAAATATAGTCATTAAATTGTATATCTTTGTGGACTGCATTCCAAAAGTTATTAGTATCCAGGAAATATAAGTGTGTTTAAATGGATAGTGTCttaatcttaaatttaaaaattttgagttttaaacttGTCAAATATAggctttgttttcagttttaagagttttatgttgttttttataTAATAAGGCAATGATgaagttaaaatgtaaatatatgtatgaaCATGTTACCTAATTAATACTCTGGAAACCTCTGGATTTACGATTGTCAGTGGTATGGCCAAGGCCAAAATTTCTATGTAGAAAATAgggagaaatttttatttatgcaaGGAATAGAACACTCTAGtccaaggaaggaaaagaagataaacaaaaagtAATTTGGATACTTACAAAGTTAATACGCAAGGGAGACTGATGTGAGCTGATGACTGGTCCTTTGAATTCACAGCTGTGACCATGACTTAGTTTATCAGTGATGGGTACTTTGATTGACATGTATTTCCACCTTAATATCTTAAAAATTgttgaaataaatatacaaaaatcataacctaaaatagaatgaaataaggTTTGTAATGGACAAAACCAACTTTGAGTGTTCCAACAGGAAAGGATCTGGGCAAGATTTGGAAAATAGGGAGATGGGAGGATGAGAGTTAGTATTTATCATtagtcttgagaaatttgcacAGGATTGAGCAGGGGGGACACTTCCTGGTGAAGGGAGTTGTATGAGCAGAGCCTGGATGGGCAGAAAGCCCTGAGCATGGCCCAGCTGTATGGCTGGCTGTGATATGGGGGACTTGGGGAAAGACGGCCCGGAAGAGCTCAGTTGGAACTAGAAGCCCATGGAACTTGAAAGTCACATGAAGAAGTTTGTACTTAATTTGGCAGGTAATGAGGAGTTACTGAAATGTTGGCGCAGGGAACAGCCTGAGCTGAAGTGCACTTGGGAAAAACCTTAATTAGGCAATGGTTGTAGGGTGGATTGGAGCCTAAGGAGCCTTGTTAAGAAGTTACTGTAACAGTGCTGGAGGATGGGAACTGGGTCTCTGAAGTGAGGATGTCAGAGCTGGTGGAAGAAAGGGGTATATGTGATGTACGATAGAAGACTTTGTAGCAGTTGGTTTTTATGTAATgacgttttttaaaaatagtcgcagacacagaaaaaaatcgGGAGGCCATTACAAAGAATGATGAACAAGGATAGTCTCGCACATAAGCACAATACAGCCACTGAAAGCCAGAAAGTAACATTAAGTTACTGAtatctgggggacttccctggtggtcagtggctaagattccaagctcccagtgcaggggccccaggttcgatccctggtgagagaactagatcccgcatgcctcaacTCAAGATCCCATGCAGCCAGATaaagacactttaaaaatgaaaaagttactGGCATCTTGATTTCTGGTTTTGCCGGTTGTCCCAATAATATCTTTCGCAGTGAA is a genomic window of Bos javanicus breed banteng chromosome 17, ARS-OSU_banteng_1.0, whole genome shotgun sequence containing:
- the NR3C2 gene encoding mineralocorticoid receptor isoform X3, with translation METKGYHSLPEGLEMERRWGQLSQPAERPALGPVPTEQPDESNYMEIVDVRCVSGAIPNSSTQGSSKEKHELLPCLQQDNSRSGILPSDIKTELESKELSATVAESMGLYMDSVREADYAYDQQNPQGSGSPAKMYQNVEQLVKFYKENGHRPSTLGGASRPLRSFLPDSGGSVNGGVMRNVVKSPILGHEKGPAVCSPLTLSSSGCSPASISCVSSTSASFGSFPVHSPIAQGTPLPCSPNVETRGSRSHSPAHASNVGSPLSSPLSSMKSPISSPPSHCSVKSPVSSPNNVTLRSCVSSPANINNSRCSVSSPSNTNNRSTLSSPAASTVGSICSPGSTAFSYTASGTPVGSSAARDVVPSPDTQEKGAQEVPFPKTEETENAISHGVAGQLNIVQYIKPEPDGAFSSSCLGGNSKINSDSPFSVPIKQESTKHSCSGTSFKGNPAINPFPFMDGSYFSFMDDKDYYSLSGILGPPVPGFDGNCEGSGFPMGIKQEPDDGSFYPEASIPPSAIVGVNSGGQSFHYRIGAQGTISLSRSARDQSFQHLSSFPPVNTLVESWKSHSDLSSRRSDGYPVLEYIPENVSSSTLRSVSTGSSRPSKICLVCGDEASGCHYGVVTCGSCKVFFKRAVEGKCSWQHNYLCAGRNDCIIDKIRRKNCPACRLQKCLQAGMNLGARKSKKLGKLKGLHEEQAQQPPPPPPPPQSPEEGTTYIAPAQEPSVNSALVPQLSTISRALTPSPSMILETIEPEIVYAGYDGSKPDTAENLLSTLNRLAGKQMIQVVKWAKVLPGFKNLPLEDQITLIQYSWMCLSSFALSWRSYKHTNSQYLYFAPDLVFNEEKMHQSAMYELCQGMHQISLQFVRLQLTFEEYTVMKVLLLLSTIPKDGLKSQAAFEEMRTNYIKELRKMVTKCPSNSGQSWQRFYQLTKLLDSMHDLVSDLLEFCFYTFRESQALKVEFPAMLVEIISDQLPKVESGNAKTLYFHRK
- the NR3C2 gene encoding mineralocorticoid receptor isoform X2, with the protein product METKGYHSLPEGLEMERRWGQLSQPAERPALGPVPTEQPDESNYMEIVDVRCVSGAIPNSSTQGSSKEKHELLPCLQQDNSRSGILPSDIKTELESKELSATVAESMGLYMDSVREADYAYDQQNPQGSGSPAKMYQNVEQLVKFYKENGHRPSTLGGASRPLRSFLPDSGGSVNGGVMRNVVKSPILGHEKGPAVCSPLTLSSSGCSPASISCVSSTSASFGSFPVHSPIAQGTPLPCSPNVETRGSRSHSPAHASNVGSPLSSPLSSMKSPISSPPSHCSVKSPVSSPNNVTLRSCVSSPANINNSRCSVSSPSNTNNRSTLSSPAASTVGSICSPGSTAFSYTASGTPVGSSAARDVVPSPDTQEKGAQEVPFPKTEETENAISHGVAGQLNIVQYIKPEPDGAFSSSCLGGNSKINSDSPFSVPIKQESTKHSCSGTSFKGNPAINPFPFMDGSYFSFMDDKDYYSLSGILGPPVPGFDGNCEGSGFPMGIKQEPDDGSFYPEASIPPSAIVGVNSGGQSFHYRIGAQGTISLSRSARDQSFQHLSSFPPVNTLVESWKSHSDLSSRRSDGYPVLEYIPENVSRTTVQQNINTKIETNPKFQVLQSSTLRSVSTGSSRPSKICLVCGDEASGCHYGVVTCGSCKVFFKRAVEGQHNYLCAGRNDCIIDKIRRKNCPACRLQKCLQAGMNLGARKSKKLGKLKGLHEEQAQQPPPPPPPPQSPEEGTTYIAPAQEPSVNSALVPQLSTISRALTPSPSMILETIEPEIVYAGYDGSKPDTAENLLSTLNRLAGKQMIQVVKWAKVLPGFKNLPLEDQITLIQYSWMCLSSFALSWRSYKHTNSQYLYFAPDLVFNEEKMHQSAMYELCQGMHQISLQFVRLQLTFEEYTVMKVLLLLSTIPKDGLKSQAAFEEMRTNYIKELRKMVTKCPSNSGQSWQRFYQLTKLLDSMHDLVSDLLEFCFYTFRESQALKVEFPAMLVEIISDQLPKVESGNAKTLYFHRK
- the NR3C2 gene encoding mineralocorticoid receptor isoform X4, whose protein sequence is METKGYHSLPEGLEMERRWGQLSQPAERPALGPVPTEQPDESNYMEIVDVRCVSGAIPNSSTQGSSKEKHELLPCLQQDNSRSGILPSDIKTELESKELSATVAESMGLYMDSVREADYAYDQQNPQGSGSPAKMYQNVEQLVKFYKENGHRPSTLGGASRPLRSFLPDSGGSVNGGVMRNVVKSPILGHEKGPAVCSPLTLSSSGCSPASISCVSSTSASFGSFPVHSPIAQGTPLPCSPNVETRGSRSHSPAHASNVGSPLSSPLSSMKSPISSPPSHCSVKSPVSSPNNVTLRSCVSSPANINNSRCSVSSPSNTNNRSTLSSPAASTVGSICSPGSTAFSYTASGTPVGSSAARDVVPSPDTQEKGAQEVPFPKTEETENAISHGVAGQLNIVQYIKPEPDGAFSSSCLGGNSKINSDSPFSVPIKQESTKHSCSGTSFKGNPAINPFPFMDGSYFSFMDDKDYYSLSGILGPPVPGFDGNCEGSGFPMGIKQEPDDGSFYPEASIPPSAIVGVNSGGQSFHYRIGAQGTISLSRSARDQSFQHLSSFPPVNTLVESWKSHSDLSSRRSDGYPVLEYIPENVSSSTLRSVSTGSSRPSKICLVCGDEASGCHYGVVTCGSCKVFFKRAVEGQHNYLCAGRNDCIIDKIRRKNCPACRLQKCLQAGMNLGARKSKKLGKLKGLHEEQAQQPPPPPPPPQSPEEGTTYIAPAQEPSVNSALVPQLSTISRALTPSPSMILETIEPEIVYAGYDGSKPDTAENLLSTLNRLAGKQMIQVVKWAKVLPGFKNLPLEDQITLIQYSWMCLSSFALSWRSYKHTNSQYLYFAPDLVFNEEKMHQSAMYELCQGMHQISLQFVRLQLTFEEYTVMKVLLLLSTIPKDGLKSQAAFEEMRTNYIKELRKMVTKCPSNSGQSWQRFYQLTKLLDSMHDLVSDLLEFCFYTFRESQALKVEFPAMLVEIISDQLPKVESGNAKTLYFHRK
- the NR3C2 gene encoding mineralocorticoid receptor isoform X1, giving the protein METKGYHSLPEGLEMERRWGQLSQPAERPALGPVPTEQPDESNYMEIVDVRCVSGAIPNSSTQGSSKEKHELLPCLQQDNSRSGILPSDIKTELESKELSATVAESMGLYMDSVREADYAYDQQNPQGSGSPAKMYQNVEQLVKFYKENGHRPSTLGGASRPLRSFLPDSGGSVNGGVMRNVVKSPILGHEKGPAVCSPLTLSSSGCSPASISCVSSTSASFGSFPVHSPIAQGTPLPCSPNVETRGSRSHSPAHASNVGSPLSSPLSSMKSPISSPPSHCSVKSPVSSPNNVTLRSCVSSPANINNSRCSVSSPSNTNNRSTLSSPAASTVGSICSPGSTAFSYTASGTPVGSSAARDVVPSPDTQEKGAQEVPFPKTEETENAISHGVAGQLNIVQYIKPEPDGAFSSSCLGGNSKINSDSPFSVPIKQESTKHSCSGTSFKGNPAINPFPFMDGSYFSFMDDKDYYSLSGILGPPVPGFDGNCEGSGFPMGIKQEPDDGSFYPEASIPPSAIVGVNSGGQSFHYRIGAQGTISLSRSARDQSFQHLSSFPPVNTLVESWKSHSDLSSRRSDGYPVLEYIPENVSRTTVQQNINTKIETNPKFQVLQSSTLRSVSTGSSRPSKICLVCGDEASGCHYGVVTCGSCKVFFKRAVEGKCSWQHNYLCAGRNDCIIDKIRRKNCPACRLQKCLQAGMNLGARKSKKLGKLKGLHEEQAQQPPPPPPPPQSPEEGTTYIAPAQEPSVNSALVPQLSTISRALTPSPSMILETIEPEIVYAGYDGSKPDTAENLLSTLNRLAGKQMIQVVKWAKVLPGFKNLPLEDQITLIQYSWMCLSSFALSWRSYKHTNSQYLYFAPDLVFNEEKMHQSAMYELCQGMHQISLQFVRLQLTFEEYTVMKVLLLLSTIPKDGLKSQAAFEEMRTNYIKELRKMVTKCPSNSGQSWQRFYQLTKLLDSMHDLVSDLLEFCFYTFRESQALKVEFPAMLVEIISDQLPKVESGNAKTLYFHRK